Below is a window of Lepisosteus oculatus isolate fLepOcu1 chromosome 8, fLepOcu1.hap2, whole genome shotgun sequence DNA.
CTAACTGACAATTTGTGCTCAGTTTTACATAGACAATACACACAACAAGTAGCCCAGCTAAAACATTAGCTACCAGTACTCATTATTCATATAGCAGATTCTGTGATCATAGAGGCCATTCACTGCAATGGTCCTGCACTTTCACTGGGCACTGGAATGTTTTTGTTCATacttttgtgttgtgtgtgagtTTACACTTATGACCTTCATGTTgtagttttaataaaaaacattgatatTCATTGCCTTTTTTATCAAGATTTATTTAGTATACCTACATCATCAGTTACATAACAAGATAACAATATATCAAGAGTTACgtaatttaacaatatttgaTAAAGGATGTGCAGAGTTAAATTAAAGTATTTCTAATAACTCATAAAAATGAACTTCTGTCCTTAGACACTTAAATTATCTCTGAaagtataaacattttttaattgacctTCAAGAATagaaatattctttttttaattataatcttACAAAGTTATACGccactgtattttttatttccataatATTATAGTTAAGGTAATTCCTAATTAAGTTGAGTTTTCTTCATTATGTGTCAAAAGAATAGtagttcaaaacatttttgaagtaATGGTGGACTTAAAATAGCTTTGTGCAAATCTTCTTtcgaaataaaaattaaaactccCACTATATGGTGCTGTGCTGTGAATTGCTAATGTCTTCTAAAAAACAGTtgtgttctttgttttgtttcaggttgttttcttcaacatgcCCCTGACTTGCTATCTCTGCTGGAGCCTGAACCTGCGTTGTCGCGGCAACTGCTTTCGCTCCCATTTCCAGCGTGCTGGCAGGGTGCGGACGTTGCTGGTAAACCTGACCATGCTGGCGCTGCTGGCCTGGCAGGCGTACTCCTGCATCTTCCTGCTGGAGACATATGGCCTCCTGGCcttcctcctgtctcctgttcGCACCTGGTCCCTGGCCCTCGGCCTGCTCCTTGCCTATAGGGCCTGGACATGTCCTCCACCACGCCTCAGTCAGTACACTGCAGGCTCCAGGGCCAGCTTAGCCTCTTGACAGCTGTTCATTTGCTTTTTCTGTACGTCTGCATTTTCCTTCCTATACTGAAAACACAGAGATTTTTTACAGACTGATagcatttatactgtattaccAAAAGTCTTGGGACAACAGCCATAGTAACAAACTATACCTGTTGACATTGTATTTAACATAGTGCTCAAGTTCACTCGTGGCCTTACCAATGCTGCAATCCTGCCAGGGATACTTCCCACTACCTCCTGCAGAGTGTTTTTTCAGTGCAGCAGGAGAAGTTAGTTTCTTGCTGTTACAGTTCAACCCACAGGTGTTGTACATGAGTGAGGTCAGTTTTCTCTCTGAAATGTTTTCAGTAAAGTTCTTCCAGAACTGTTGTGTTAAACTCATAGCTTTGACACAGAATTGTGCCAGTAGATGTTCCATACATACTGATCATTTTCGCAAGAACTGTTCAGAATGTCCTAATACATGAACAGGATCAAGGCATTCATTACAAAAAAAGTGGCTGCCCTGCCCAAACCGTGAGACTACGCAGCACCACAGCATCTCCTCCACATTTAACTATAAGCCTTTTGCATCAATGCattgacagacacacactttgGCTTGTGGATGCCTGTCCTGCGACAAAGTCCTTATGTACGCATTGCAGTTCTTAGCATAGAATACAGACAAATCTGTTGGTGTCTTGATCTCCGGTGTGGTGGTGGTTTTTAGTCCTGACAGACCAGTTTGTTGTTAACACATTTTATGGTTCATACTGTAGGACTTAGTTTCTTCAGTCTTACAATTTTCTCCACAGGGGACTTTAGAAATCATAATGTCTCTATAGTCTTATGCACTCTACCATTCCTTAGACTAACATGCCACTATAAAGCACTTGGCCTCTGACACAGTCCCAGTACTTTTGGTAATGCTGTCTTTATCCAAAAAGATTTGTTACATTCGTGGTGTAATGTCTTCATTGAGACACTGTGAAACACACACCACTGAATGATTTTTTAGAAGCccctatttaaatatgaaaggcaaaatgaaaaatgtcagtCTAATATCCACAAATCCCTGAAACTTCAAGGACCAAATGTGGGTGATAATATAAAGGCACAGTTACTCTATTATCATGTCTAAAATTGTATATAAAGGATGAGTCATAACTAATAAGGGATTTTCTTTTAGATAATTGCAGGTTCTGCTTGCAATatatcagtgtttttttaagtgcACGCTTTCCTTTATCTACACCATCTACATCTAGGGAAGACAGTTATATCAGtgaatattatttataataatgtgACTTTATGTAAAGCAGGAAGTCACATTGACATTCCAGTTTTTTGTTCTAGGAATAGCTTgggtgtgcactgggaacaaTCTTTAAAAGTAATTGAGACACAAGCTCTTTAGGCAGATACAAGATACAAACCATTACCTGGTTTTAAACTTGGCTCTTAAAAAAAGGCTGTGGAATCTTCTGAACTGTGGACAAGGCTGCAGTTTAAAGTCTAATGTGAAAGGTACTTCTTGTGCCCTGCTGGAGTACAGAACTAGTGTGGAATTTCTGGTCCAGGGAGATGAGTTACCCTGTCTCTCAGCATTGTATCTCATCTCTCATCACTGTTGTTTACTTGATTATGATATCACGTAAGGAATATTCTCTATTGACTAGATTTCAATTGATGGAAGTTATACTTAGTTAAATGAGGAGATATTGTTTCATCTTAAGAGTTTTAAGTGCTTTCACCTCACTACATCATGTATATTCACGTCTGAAGCTGCACAGAAATGTTTTCTCCTATACCAAAATATGGCGTTATGCGATATTagcaacattaaaataattgtgtTATATGATACACAAGAGCATACCAACTCTTCAACTAAGTTAGGTGCTTAGTTTCTTTCTGTTTCACAGAGCTATCAGAGATCTCAGTTCAGAAAGTTGAAGAATCCCTCTGAAATTGTAAAATATCTCTGTGAAACTTTGTGACTTACTGAGGTATAAGATAATGccacattttcaaaaccaagCGTCAtactttagattttatttttttgataaTAGGACTGTAAGCAATCTCAGAATTGTAAAGGCCTTTTACAAAAGTTGAATCATTTAATTAGGGGGCTTTTCAACAGTAAGGGGGACATACTCTCCTCCCTTTTGATTGCTGACTCATCCTCTAGTATACTGGATGTCAAAACCAGTAGCGTTAGTCAGTTCTCTGAGAAGGCACTTTGggttttttcttcaaatgttttttttttaataaaaaatataaattattcatATTTGGATATATCTGACTATGCTGCAGATAGTAGAGAAAATGGCTTAGTAGCCTGGTCCAGTGACATAAAATGAGAAACAGCACTGGAAAGAAATGTATCGGTGACTAGGGACAGGAACAGATCAGTGGGAATCTGGTAGTGTGAATAAGAGAAGAAATCATTTGAAATTGACAGAATTACTTCGATCTGGGTTTTTCCTGTAGTTTAGCTTCAATAGGCACTATTCAGTATTGATTAATAGACTATCTTCATACCTATAAAGCAGCATTTAAGGCACATTAGCCCAAGCCAACTGCTTGTATGAGCAATTTTTAGACCCCACATGTTGCTGGTGAGTAATGGTGTTATGTCGTAGTCTGTCCTGCCTTAACTGTTCAAACATTTAAGATgcatctgaaaaaatgcattgcatTTCTTGTCACACACCTCACTTGTGTAAGtgaaaatattgtaatatacATTTATTGTATGTATCTGTTGCTTAAATGCAAAACACATTCATACTAGAGGGTTTGCTTGTCAACCTCTCACCTACAATTTTCATCAGGTTCTCTGACCAAACACGACCATATAATCCACCAGTACCATTCGAAAATCAGACGGCACCAAATGATCTTTTTGACACATCAGATCAGCTAGTAATGTGTTTTGTAACATGTAGATGTGCTTGTGGAAACACTTGTTAGGTCATTACTGTATGCTTGTGGAAATCACTACTCCTGCCTAGTGTGGCAAATGTTCGTTGTTGTGAACAGATTTAGCAAAATGATTTTACAGGGACTGAAAATCTTGCTGCTGTTATAAAATTGACAAAACAAATTAGCCTTCAGACACTTTTGAAGTCAAAATGGGTGACATATTCAGTTACAGGTGTCTAAGTTGTGGTGCCATTGAGTACAGAAATTGTGAACTTATGCTTCTGCATAATGGTTGCACAATCCTGCAAAATGCATTATATGTGCAGAAATCTGAAGTATTTCCTGATCTTGAGTTGCATGAGCAAATGTGCAGGTAGCTGCATGCTTGTGCAATTCAGCCAGTTTCCTGTTCACGATTTACTGTAATTCTCGATAGTCCAACAAAGTTGAACACTTTCTCTTTGGCCTTGTAGCACGAGGATAGAGAAACTGCTTTACAAAAATTGCTAAAAATGAAGAACTCATTGATGCAAAGTCTAGTGTCTTTTAAGATACTGCAGTGATCTTTAATTAAGACTATGGGGGAAAGCAGGCACTTTGCTTAAGTTGTCAGTCTGTTTTATGTTCACTGGCATTGTGACATAAAGATCTCTAGATTACTTACTCTCCAGCATCTTTCATACTTTGATGCTAATAACTCTATAATAACACTCAAGGAAATACATTCTGTATGATACAGTTATTTACAGAAGGAACCTCTTTATTTCCATTAGCAATCCACTTGAAATGATAAGTATAGCAGACTCAATGTCATCTTCTACATTATGTTGTCAAGGTTTTTGATCAAACACATGTCAAACCCAAGTGAAGGAGTGAATATCCAATTTTATTGCATTGATAATAAATAGTTGTGTATGATATTtctccaaaactaagcagacAAGATCAAGGTGGTATTCAAATAGCACTTTGTTCCTGACAACTCTGAAGTtttcattaatgtttttgttaagcCAATCTATATTTGATGGAATAATATACAAGATATAGTGAGGGATGTTAGTGATTATCTTAAGAATACTAAACTTGCAGTGCAATattgattttaaacatttactgtgATGTGTAGTTACTTGGTTTTAATGTATATTACAATTATGGGTAAACAAGGCACAGCCATTGGCATAATCACAGGGTTTGACTGAACAGAGTGCAGAGATGTTCACTTATAAGAAGGtaggaaaacaaaatcatcACTACTTACAATCTGGTTACAATCCCAGTTTGAAACTGCCTTTAATAAACTGCCTgagaatggcaaaaaaaaacagggcacTTGCACACTGCCAACTAGAGAGAACAGTAAATCAGCCTTCAGTACTGAGCATGGTGGACCCTGAACCCTGTTTTTCTAGTGCCTCACTTGTAGCCTTCCATAATCCTGTCACAAGCACTAATGCTCATGGACCAGGGTGGCAGGACCTTAGTGTGTACTTGTATTCACCTCAAATCTGAACCACAGTTGTCAAGACACCACAGGACGTTGGCTATGAAGAACACATGCTGTTGTGTTCCTGGTTTAAAGCTGAGGATAGTGGTCATCTCCATGAGCAGCACAGTCATGTAACTCATGATTCACAGtaaaaaagaagtaaaataGCTGATAACTCACAATGGAATCGTATGACGTGATGCTGCACTAAAGCCCGGAGGTGAATACAGGAATTATATTTCTGCCAATGTGTTTTTGAACATAGGTATGATATTAATGAATcctctgtgcatttttaaattgtgagATCGAGTGCTGTGATTgtaatttcaattaaatttttattttgaaatgtattctgCTTTTTGTGTCAATATGAATGCCCTTTGCTTTGCGGTTGTTGTGATAGCAGCTAGTCCCAAGTGCAGCTTCTGTCACTGTCAGGACAGAGGAATTGAAGGTGGAAGTTGAAAGGCTGGTCACCAACCAGTTTCATAttgtttttagaaactaatGCTGAAACTAAACTGGGTGGAAAATATTGCTGAACATTCAAACACAAATAACACCAGGTGTTTGTACTGTTAACTTGTTTGCATAGTTGTTCAAATGAACTTTTTGGTATTTTGGAATAGAAAATGAATACCCTAATAATCACAGCAGTTCACATTATTATCAGAATAGaccattttattacattttaaagtatgtttaaacatttcatttttagacAATGTTACATACAAATATGATGACGGACAGACAAAATTATAGCCATCCAAAACAAATGCACTCAACACAATTTTGGGGGAAGGGTGTTAATGACAGTGATTGGTAGTATGGTGAAACATTGCGTTCTTTCACAGTCTTTGAGAAGACAAATACCCAAACCACTGTTCATAAGTCTCCCCTTCTCTCATACCCCACTGGTCATAAGGCACTGTTCTGGGCATTTCAGGCTGCTCGGATGCGTCTCATCCTAGTTACACTGATATCTGCACTATCTGCTTACCAATGTTCCCTCCTTCCATCATGGAGCAAAATGTCTCTACAGAGAAAGCAAAAATGGTGCCATTATTCACATTGTCTACTTCATCCTCAGTTAATGGTAATGCCCTTTCTTTACACAGAACAATGATTCAAGCAGTTCACTCATTAGAACAGttccaaatgagaggaggccatttcgcCGATCTTGCCCATGTTCAAGTAGCttagctaattgatctaaggCTGTCATTCAACCATTTCTTGAGGGAAGTAATGGTATCGCTTTAACAACATGGGGGGGTAGcttgctccacactcccacaaccctttgggcaAAGTTGTGCCTCCTGTCCTAATCAGAGGTTGTTATCCagctttttcttgaaagaagtctaATCTAATGCTAACAGCTGAGTAGCATGTTCCATATCAATTAGATAAGTTAATTGATTAAGTAAGGAATGGTCAACTATAATCCCTCACCAGCTTCAGTGCTCAAAAGAAAATTGTCCCAAGTGTTTAGGAATTGATGAAGGTGATAAAGGTGACCCTTTAAACTTACTGCTTAGTGTCCCTCTGGGGCCTCATGCCTAGTTAGTTAGTGGTTAGTTATTATCTACCTGTGAAGCAAAGACTACAGCACTGCTTTTTGAAGTGGAATACtccatacatttaaaaacacattaaaactaCCAAAGATGACCCAACCCTGCTCCGGTCTTTTAATTACTTATTAATTCCAACTACTTCCCAATTGAAAGACCTGGCTTCTCTCTGGGCCTCCACAGGCACGTGAAATATATTGATATCCCACAACTACACTCCCTGAACACTGTAGCTGAACTGGTAGCTCTGTAGACCAGATGTTTTCAAGGACACGTCAAGCTATTAGTTGACATTTCTTACCTCCCATGGTCTCAATCCCCTGTACAACAGTCTCCAAGGCCTGTGAGACAAACAAATCCACAGTATATTTCAAGAGAAAGGTACTGATTCGAAGTTGATGGTTGAAATGGATAAGGTTAgaccaaaataattttaaaacatctttcttaCTTTCAATTTCCCAGTTTTTATCCACTGGCTCAGCTGCATAAGGCCTTCTTCGTATTTCTCCACATAGTTCAACACAGTAAACCGCTCCCTGCAGAAAGGACACATTTTTGTGAAGGTCAGGCAGCCCCTGTGCACTACTGTTTGGTTTTCAGAACCGAATGACATAAACGTCAccatttcttctctttccactAGCTAAGGGCCCCAGTTACAGTCCTAGAGACCCATGTCTACAATTCAGGAAgcactttaaaataatacattctaGAGTGTTTTACATTGCAATTAAAACGCTCTCATGCTCTGGGAACTTTTCATAGGTGACCACCTCGTAACAGATATTTATACttgacatttttaataacttggaaagagaaagaaaactctGGACTGTGTTACTGGACCCATAGCCAAGGCCTGGGCTACACCCTTCAGACCTCCTGTCAGTAGCTGATTGTAAAGGTGGTACTTGATCACGGCTTTCTGCATGGGACTTCTTTGCAACCCCGAACTGATGCAAAGaagttagaaaacggatggatggacATCAAAGATTGTCAGATTACCTATTGTGCTCCCTAGGACAGGGGGTCAGTGCATGAGTGTTGTAATGTGGATCCCTACTTGAAACATCTCAGCTCACCTTTTTTATTTACTCGTGTTATCTGCAAATTCCAAACTTACCAACCCAGCACAAGCCCTGCTGAGGAAATCACTGAAGAAGTCATATTGAATTGGCTTCTCTTTGTTTCATTGTCACACAAAACATCAGTGAGTTTGCGTGTAGAATAATATGCAAAGTCTGTGGTCAAATAAATATGGTTCATTAAAGAAAGGAAGAGGAGGATGAGAAATGAAGAGGGTACGAGGATGGTAAGAAATGCCCAGCACTGGGAGGAGGTACCTGGTGATATTCTTCCTGAACAGCAGCTCCTGGGTAGAGGCAGTCAGGGGAGGGGGGTAAGGGACATCCTTGTTGTACTGGGAGATCTGACCACACAGGATCACATGGCTGTCTTCATTCATCTGCAACGGCAAGACATTCACACGTCTCGCGTCAGAGCCTCGTTGCCCTCTTCACAACAACACAGCACAGGGCAAAAACATCAGGTCTTTACTCAAGAGTTGAGAATGGTGTACAAGGTAGGCAGACACTTAACTTTAAACAGAAGTGAACATTTCTACTGCAATGCAAAAAAccttacatttaatttaattagatgtggggaaaaaaagaagaattccTTTCCTGCATTGCCAATTAGTAGTTCCTTCTTACAGAGTGCTGATTAATGAGGAACAAAGCTCGCAGCTGTTCATCACCTCAATGTCATCAAACCTTCTCCCCGAACACAAACCACTCTGCCTGTAGCTTGCATCTTTGTGAAAACAGTTACCTGTAACATCAGTAGGAAACCTTATCTTTTCACTGGTCCAGAGACTGGCTGTACTGTCACAGTGGAATCATGCCTGCATTTGTGGTTGGAACAgcattttcaaacaaaaaacaaaatcatgacatagcaattactgtatattttagggAAGTCAAGCCATGTAATTATCTGAATACCTTGTAGCCCTCGTCAGTTTGTGAAATCCAGATTGCTTTTAGCTTGTTGAGCTTTATTTTTctggaaatgtaatattaaagTGTGATCCACTGGTCTAAACAAGGCGACTGCTGGCAAACTCATTTTAGAATAACAACCTCTCTTGATCATTTGgctttaaaatgcaaagagggATATGGTGTTTTACCTGGGCGATCACGGTGTCACTGATGGGTCCACCCACGTTGTCAAAGTAAACGTCCACTCCCTTGGGACAGCACTCCCTCAGCCGGCTGGCCACATCCTCACGCTTGTAGTTGATGGCGGAGGTGAAGCCCAGCTCAGACACCAGGATGCCACACTTCTCGTCAGAGCCACAGACTCCTACGACTCTGGAACAGCCATCCAGCCTGCCAATCTAGGACACCAGGACAGACGGCAGGGCCTGAGGGATGGTATATAGCCCAGCTCCCATCTGTTACTCACTACAGCCCACGCCGAGTCAGCACTCAAAAACAGGAAACCACATTAATAAACAAGTGGTTTAGAACAACTCCTGTTGTGTCTAAATAACTGTTAGAATTTTGATTGTGCAGGTTCCGAGTTGCTTAACCAATAAAGATTTTTGCTCCAAATGCTGGTATTTTCCCTATGAACTATACTTGATCATACCCAAAGGGCAGAGAAGTCTGCCTGGTGGGATAGACACTGTAACCTGTTTCTTGTCACTAGCCCACTGTGACTAGGATTTCTTAAGGGACAGTTCACAAATGATAGTGAAACAGTGCCTCTCTCTGGCACCTTGCCAGGGCACACACTGTTCCTCCAATCAGTGCTAACCCTCCTATAAGTCACTGTAGAGGGGTCAGCACATCAGATGAGTGAGCTTTTCAGAGGAGCATGTCTGACTTCCCTCATTCTCgggtgtgtgtacagtgtcaCTGATAGCAGCACCTTTTGTTGATAAAGAAAGCCAGGTTCGTTACTGAAATGTCCAGTTAAGCAATCGGAACTTCCAAACTGTGCAGGTATACAATAaaaaagtagttcaagtagatagctgtgtcagcatctgtaggctgcaaaggaacaagtgaaggtttattccctgctgaaaagagctcacacccgaagaaggctccacagccaaaatgtttcctttcttctcttttcagcatggaataaaccgttacttgttcctttacaataaAAAGGTTATTGATTCCAAATTTAAAGACATGAAGTTGATAAGCCCCACGGTATGTGCTGGCTCTGTGTTGCAGATGTACAACTCTCAGCTGTAGGACAGCATGTTTTCCAATTTTGATGTCAGACATTTGGAAACTTATGTTGAGAGATCACAGCAGCACAAAAAATTGTTTCTTCAGGTGAGAAGCCCAGTTTTGATGTTGCTCATTTGGTTCTTAATACAAGGCTTCCAGAGGCATGATAGCAGTCCGAATGTTTCCTGCTGTCTAACAGCTAATGTCTGGTGTATTCATGCATTTTGGACTGGGCATGCTTTTTCTTAGATGGAATCATTGCCATACAGTTTGGAAAATGATCTTGTTGTTTAACTCCTTTGAGAGTGAAGTCAGTGTAATTCCATTTCAAAAATACTATCCAAGCTTTTCTCAAACTGCCAAAAACCTGGCCACACATCATCCCCAGAATCCCCACCTGGCATGATGGGAGATCTCACAGCAGCAGGTGTGTGCCTAAAGGACATTGTGTTGCATGAGCTTACCCTCACAAGCAGGACACAGCTTTTATTTCTAATGCTCTGTCACTAAGGTGCAGCACCACTGTGAAGTACTACACACAAACTACAGGGCTTCTTTAATTTTGTGTCCCCCAAAACATGTCATGTGATCCATGTAGTGGCCACCTGTGACTCGTTCACATGTTGCCAGGTTTTCT
It encodes the following:
- the ptgr2 gene encoding prostaglandin reductase 2 isoform X4 is translated as MRCRMNEDTGTDYLLPWQLSECVDGGGVGVVEDSKHAALSKGDTVTSFNWRWQTEDVVDGAGLQKDCVSLLKALLNKMVPGFQWPKDWFFLLFQLDPQLVDGHLSYFLGAVGMPGLTALLGVREKGHVTAGAGQTIVISGAAGACGSLAGQIGRLDGCSRVVGVCGSDEKCGILVSELGFTSAINYKREDVASRLRECCPKGVDVYFDNVGGPISDTVIAQMNEDSHVILCGQISQYNKDVPYPPPLTASTQELLFRKNITRERFTVLNYVEKYEEGLMQLSQWIKTGKLKALETVVQGIETMGETFCSMMEGGNIGKQIVQISV
- the ptgr2 gene encoding prostaglandin reductase 2 isoform X2, giving the protein MIRKVVLNSRPGNNGQPVPGNFRVEEGDLPSDLKPGQVRVRTLFLSVDPYMRCRMNEDTGTDYLLPWQLSECVDGGGVGVVEDSKHAALSKGDTVTSFNWRWQTEDVVDGAGLQKLDPQLVDGHLSYFLGAVGMPGLTALLGVREKGHVTAGAGQTIVISGAAGACGSLAGQIGRLDGCSRVVGVCGSDEKCGILVSELGFTSAINYKREDVASRLRECCPKGVDVYFDNVGGPISDTVIAQMNEDSHVILCGQISQYNKDVPYPPPLTASTQELLFRKNITRERFTVLNYVEKYEEGLMQLSQWIKTGKLKALETVVQGIETMGETFCSMMEGGNIGKQIVQISV
- the ptgr2 gene encoding prostaglandin reductase 2 isoform X3, encoding MNEDTGTDYLLPWQLSECVDGGGVGVVEDSKHAALSKGDTVTSFNWRWQTEDVVDGAGLQKDCVSLLKALLNKMVPGFQWPKDWFFLLFQLDPQLVDGHLSYFLGAVGMPGLTALLGVREKGHVTAGAGQTIVISGAAGACGSLAGQIGRLDGCSRVVGVCGSDEKCGILVSELGFTSAINYKREDVASRLRECCPKGVDVYFDNVGGPISDTVIAQMNEDSHVILCGQISQYNKDVPYPPPLTASTQELLFRKNITRERFTVLNYVEKYEEGLMQLSQWIKTGKLKALETVVQGIETMGETFCSMMEGGNIGKQIVQISV